The following proteins are co-located in the Deinococcus betulae genome:
- the pilM gene encoding type IV pilus assembly protein PilM yields the protein MSSFLNRLLNPRPNALGVEIGTSAIKVVALRPGSPPSLQHAIMVPTPIGSMRDGLVVEPQAVATELKNLLAQHRITTRHAVTAVPNQVAVTRNIMVPKMERKDLQEAIKWEAERYIPYPIDDVSLDFDLLDDPANVPDDGQMEVVIAAAPTEAVARQVEVLRLAGLEPVVVDLKSFASLRALRGNLLGEHLTKSTLTGTNYTEAGEVALVMEIGASSSVINLVRGERVLMARNINVSADDFTTALQKAFDLDFTAAEDVKLGYATATTPTEDEEDLLNFDMAREQYSPARVFEVIRPVLGDLITEIRRSLEFYRVQSGDVVIDRTFLAGGGAKLRGLAAAISDALGFRVEVASPWLTVQTDQANVDTGYLQANAPEFTVPLGLALRGVNSRG from the coding sequence ATGTCGAGTTTCCTGAACCGCTTATTGAATCCACGGCCGAACGCGCTTGGAGTCGAAATCGGCACCAGCGCCATCAAGGTTGTGGCGCTGCGTCCCGGCTCTCCGCCTTCCCTCCAGCACGCCATCATGGTGCCGACCCCTATCGGCAGCATGCGCGACGGGCTGGTTGTCGAACCGCAAGCAGTGGCCACCGAGTTGAAAAACTTGCTGGCCCAGCACCGCATCACCACCCGGCACGCCGTCACGGCGGTGCCCAATCAGGTGGCCGTGACCCGCAACATCATGGTTCCCAAGATGGAGCGCAAGGACCTGCAAGAAGCCATCAAATGGGAGGCCGAGCGCTATATCCCCTACCCCATTGATGACGTGAGCCTGGACTTTGACCTGCTCGATGACCCCGCCAACGTCCCCGACGACGGCCAGATGGAAGTCGTCATCGCGGCGGCCCCCACCGAGGCCGTGGCCCGGCAGGTCGAGGTGCTGCGCCTGGCGGGTCTGGAACCTGTGGTGGTGGACCTCAAGAGCTTTGCCTCGCTGCGCGCCCTGCGCGGCAACCTGCTGGGCGAACACCTGACCAAAAGCACCCTGACCGGCACCAATTACACCGAGGCCGGCGAGGTCGCGCTGGTCATGGAAATCGGCGCCAGCAGCAGCGTCATCAACCTCGTGCGCGGTGAGCGTGTCCTGATGGCCCGCAACATCAATGTGTCGGCGGATGACTTCACGACTGCGCTGCAAAAGGCCTTCGACCTGGATTTCACGGCCGCCGAGGACGTGAAGCTGGGCTACGCCACGGCGACCACCCCCACCGAGGACGAGGAAGACCTGCTGAACTTCGACATGGCCCGCGAGCAGTACAGCCCGGCGCGCGTGTTCGAGGTGATTCGTCCGGTGCTGGGCGACCTGATTACCGAGATTCGCCGCAGCCTGGAGTTCTACCGCGTGCAGAGCGGCGACGTGGTCATTGACCGGACGTTCCTGGCTGGCGGCGGCGCCAAGCTGCGCGGCCTGGCCGCCGCCATCAGCGACGCGCTGGGCTTCCGGGTCGAGGTTGCTAGCCCCTGGCTGACGGTGCAGACTGACCAGGCCAACGTGGACACCGGCTACCTTCAGGCCAACGCGCCCGAATTTACCGTGCCGCTGGGGCTGGCCCTGCGGGGGGTGAACAGCCGTGGTTGA
- a CDS encoding fimbrial assembly protein: MVEVNLLPQQYRKQAEPNAWIPGAIGLAAVTALALIAGEVVTGTRAGDLRKQLDALNGEAAALAPANAEYAQLNQQKTTLEQVTAVSEQLRAGKTYWTNDLAAFTAQLPTGGGVALQSMAVKAVDANALTALQQTGVYTGKNVTREIDLTGTASSQQAVVNFLRTFENNPNFGVNFRSLQSEGETSNYTFNASVGIVQAVTAPPATDPAAPAQDGTAPAPAAPAGSAEGAGSVN; encoded by the coding sequence GTGGTTGAAGTCAACCTGCTGCCGCAGCAGTACCGCAAGCAGGCCGAGCCGAACGCCTGGATTCCGGGCGCCATCGGTTTGGCCGCCGTCACAGCTCTGGCCCTGATTGCCGGCGAGGTCGTGACGGGCACCCGCGCGGGTGACCTGCGCAAGCAACTGGACGCCCTGAACGGCGAAGCCGCCGCGCTGGCTCCGGCCAACGCCGAGTACGCCCAGCTGAATCAGCAGAAAACCACGCTGGAGCAGGTTACGGCCGTCTCGGAGCAGCTGCGGGCAGGCAAAACCTACTGGACCAACGACCTGGCCGCCTTTACCGCGCAGCTGCCCACTGGCGGCGGTGTGGCGCTGCAGAGCATGGCAGTCAAGGCCGTGGACGCCAACGCCCTCACGGCCCTGCAACAAACCGGCGTTTACACCGGCAAAAATGTAACCCGCGAGATTGACCTGACGGGCACCGCCAGCAGCCAGCAGGCCGTCGTGAACTTCCTGCGGACCTTCGAGAACAACCCCAACTTCGGCGTGAACTTCCGCAGCCTGCAAAGCGAAGGCGAAACCAGCAACTACACCTTTAACGCCTCGGTGGGCATCGTGCAGGCGGTGACTGCCCCCCCGGCGACAGACCCAGCGGCGCCTGCTCAGGACGGCACGGCACCGGCCCCCGCTGCGCCGGCCGGCAGCGCCGAAGGAGCAGGCAGTGTCAACTAA
- a CDS encoding type 4a pilus biogenesis protein PilO, translating to MSTKLAPRNIFLIVLAVCLLVGALWYVMRFQARQTEISGLQSELDSVNARVLTLRTNAARLPALREEVANLTTEQQIFLSALPQTANYNAVLDEVRLNASAAGAKMSGFTVANGNVTGLPAGVRPISLNLNVSGQFGQLFRFLRSLETMSRFSTVTSVNLQLPQATSFNPTLESTMGLTVYTFDPTQAGTGTEGSGGTPEAPAAPSTAPAGGTQ from the coding sequence GTGTCAACTAAACTGGCCCCGCGCAACATCTTCTTGATCGTGCTGGCGGTTTGCCTGCTGGTCGGTGCGCTGTGGTATGTCATGCGCTTTCAGGCCCGCCAGACCGAGATCAGCGGCCTGCAGAGCGAACTGGACAGCGTCAATGCCCGCGTGCTGACCCTGCGCACCAACGCCGCGCGCCTGCCGGCCCTGCGCGAAGAGGTGGCCAACCTGACCACCGAGCAGCAGATCTTCCTGTCTGCCTTGCCCCAGACGGCCAATTACAACGCCGTACTGGACGAGGTGCGCCTGAACGCCAGCGCCGCCGGGGCCAAGATGAGCGGCTTTACGGTGGCCAACGGTAACGTCACGGGGTTGCCGGCTGGCGTGCGCCCCATCAGCCTGAACCTGAATGTCAGCGGGCAGTTTGGTCAGCTGTTCCGTTTCCTGCGCTCACTTGAAACCATGAGCCGCTTCAGCACCGTCACCAGCGTGAACCTGCAACTGCCGCAGGCCACCAGTTTCAACCCGACCCTGGAAAGCACCATGGGCCTGACGGTCTACACCTTTGACCCCACGCAGGCGGGCACAGGCACCGAAGGCAGCGGCGGCACCCCCGAAGCCCCAGCCGCACCCAGCACCGCGCCCGCAGGAGGCACACAGTGA
- a CDS encoding secretin N-terminal domain-containing protein yields MTKRFASLLLTAALGMAAAQTTTPAVPASADPALSGANVTIEIGRYGGPLSSLLGALAKSAGYGLILDTNVDALAAASGTTDPATSAAGTPASTGTAPAGTATTGTATTTARPIVYSFQNKPFNEVWPLLMDVYGLSYDVLQLGGQPVLRVSNTPIQRTVTLRNADATQATQQVKLFFGTPTYSETPQRDAQGNTVGVTRSLVDVKLDSVTLRIVPDIRSNAVIVRGTNREVAEVTRLLAQLDSTTATTTGATPSAETQTVQRVYAVRGAQADITGLLAAQYPGLKVTPVGQTGQLVITGPQNQLDAALTLLGQVDRAAPAVTSAQITQRVFTLINASAEEVKATLEGTLAREVTSGAGSTTPSATTTSSGTSTSISVTSAPAAGATTSTPTATPQTNTATIIADKRTNTLIVRGTTEQVTQIAELIPQLDQQVPQINVQVRIQEITERAARSLGVNLRAGFGGFTVSSSGGAGLAASFDPTQSLIGFNLGATLNTLQTQGLSKSVYDGSITMQSGQRSLGSSTETQNASSTAAANIKSGGRLEVNIPAQGNGESIQKQIDYGVNLDFYSPQVAPDGTITLRVRGQVNALQTAINATTLPNLLQFTNSEAQTTLTFKSGETLLLSGLLSNRESTTNGGIPFLSSLPVVGALFGNQTTSREQTQLLVVITGNVVR; encoded by the coding sequence ATGACTAAACGCTTCGCATCCCTCCTGCTGACTGCCGCACTGGGCATGGCCGCCGCACAGACCACCACGCCGGCCGTTCCCGCCTCGGCTGACCCTGCCCTGTCGGGCGCCAACGTGACCATCGAGATTGGCCGCTACGGCGGGCCACTGTCCAGCTTGCTGGGCGCCCTGGCCAAGTCGGCCGGCTACGGCCTGATTCTGGACACCAATGTGGACGCCCTGGCCGCCGCCAGCGGTACGACCGACCCGGCCACGTCCGCTGCGGGCACGCCGGCTTCGACAGGAACGGCCCCGGCAGGAACAGCCACGACTGGCACAGCGACCACCACAGCCCGGCCCATCGTGTACTCCTTCCAGAACAAGCCCTTTAACGAGGTCTGGCCCCTGCTGATGGACGTGTACGGCCTGAGCTACGACGTGCTGCAACTCGGCGGCCAGCCCGTGCTACGCGTCAGCAACACGCCGATTCAGCGCACGGTGACCCTGCGCAATGCCGACGCCACCCAGGCCACGCAACAGGTCAAGCTGTTTTTTGGCACACCCACCTACAGCGAGACCCCGCAGCGCGACGCCCAGGGCAATACGGTGGGCGTGACCCGCAGCCTGGTGGACGTGAAACTGGATTCGGTCACGCTGCGCATCGTGCCGGATATTCGCAGCAACGCCGTGATTGTGCGCGGCACCAACCGTGAGGTGGCGGAAGTCACGCGCCTGCTGGCGCAGCTCGACAGCACGACAGCGACGACCACCGGCGCAACCCCTTCAGCTGAAACGCAGACCGTGCAGCGTGTCTATGCCGTGCGCGGCGCCCAGGCCGATATTACGGGCCTGCTGGCTGCGCAGTACCCAGGGCTGAAAGTCACGCCGGTGGGCCAGACTGGGCAGCTGGTGATTACGGGGCCGCAAAACCAGCTGGACGCCGCCCTGACGCTCCTGGGACAAGTCGACCGGGCCGCGCCCGCCGTCACGAGCGCCCAAATCACCCAGCGCGTCTTTACCCTGATTAACGCGAGCGCCGAGGAAGTCAAAGCGACACTGGAGGGCACGCTGGCGCGCGAGGTCACGTCAGGGGCAGGGAGCACCACACCCTCTGCCACCACAACCTCCAGTGGCACCAGCACCAGCATTTCGGTCACTTCAGCCCCAGCAGCTGGCGCAACGACCAGCACCCCCACAGCCACGCCGCAGACCAACACCGCGACCATCATTGCTGACAAACGTACCAACACCTTAATTGTGCGCGGCACAACTGAACAGGTCACCCAGATCGCCGAGCTGATTCCACAACTAGACCAGCAAGTCCCGCAAATCAACGTGCAAGTGCGTATTCAGGAAATTACTGAGCGCGCCGCCCGTAGCCTGGGTGTCAATCTGCGGGCGGGTTTTGGCGGCTTCACGGTGTCCAGCAGTGGCGGCGCTGGTCTGGCCGCGTCCTTCGACCCAACCCAGAGCCTGATTGGCTTTAACCTGGGCGCTACACTGAATACCCTGCAAACCCAGGGCCTGAGCAAGAGTGTGTATGACGGCAGCATTACCATGCAAAGCGGTCAGCGCTCGTTGGGAAGCTCGACCGAAACTCAGAACGCGTCGAGCACCGCCGCCGCCAATATCAAGAGCGGTGGGCGCCTAGAAGTGAATATTCCCGCTCAGGGGAATGGTGAAAGCATTCAAAAGCAGATTGACTACGGCGTCAATCTGGACTTCTACAGCCCCCAGGTAGCGCCCGACGGCACTATTACGCTGCGCGTGCGGGGTCAGGTCAATGCGTTGCAAACGGCCATCAATGCCACCACCCTGCCAAATCTGCTGCAGTTCACCAACAGCGAAGCCCAGACCACGCTGACCTTCAAGAGTGGCGAAACTCTACTTCTGAGTGGCTTGCTGTCGAACCGGGAATCCACCACGAACGGCGGCATCCCTTTCCTGTCCAGTCTGCCTGTGGTCGGAGCGCTCTTCGGCAACCAGACAACCTCGCGCGAACAGACGCAGCTTCTAGTGGTTATTACTGGCAACGTCGTCCGTTAA
- the aroC gene encoding chorismate synthase, which translates to MRYLTAGESHGPQLTAILEGLPAQLPLGKGDINPWLKKRQGGYGRGRRMVIETDETEILSGVRAGRTTGAPITLAITNKDHRNWTDIMSPEPGGEPRKKALTDARPGHADLTGGIKYRHKDLRDVLERASARETAARVAVGSVALKLLAELGVEGANYVSSLAGIETGTPFAWDALEAIEDSDLRTPDEDAAARMRERIDQAKKDGDTLGGILEVRFRGLPVGLGSYVHADRKLDGRIAAACLSVQAMKGIEIGRAFDNAQKPGSGVHDPIHYRDGTYARDTNGAGGLEAGMTNGEELIVRVAMKPIATLMKPLPTVNVVTHEASDAARERSDTTAVPAAGVILQCVIGWVLAEAMLEKFGGDTLPELQERVSAARAYAQAY; encoded by the coding sequence ATGAGGTACCTGACCGCCGGAGAATCGCACGGGCCGCAACTGACGGCCATTCTGGAAGGGCTGCCGGCCCAGCTGCCGCTGGGCAAAGGGGACATCAACCCCTGGCTGAAAAAACGGCAGGGCGGCTACGGGCGCGGGCGGCGGATGGTCATCGAAACCGACGAGACTGAGATTCTGAGCGGTGTGCGGGCCGGACGAACCACCGGCGCGCCCATTACCCTGGCGATCACCAACAAGGACCACCGCAACTGGACCGACATCATGTCACCCGAACCCGGCGGCGAGCCGCGCAAGAAGGCCCTGACCGATGCCCGACCCGGCCACGCCGACCTCACGGGCGGTATCAAGTACCGGCACAAAGACCTGCGGGACGTCCTGGAACGGGCCAGCGCGCGTGAGACAGCGGCGCGCGTGGCGGTGGGCAGCGTGGCCCTGAAACTGCTGGCTGAACTGGGCGTGGAGGGGGCCAACTATGTCTCCAGCCTGGCGGGTATTGAGACTGGAACGCCCTTTGCCTGGGACGCCCTGGAGGCTATTGAGGACAGCGACCTGCGCACCCCTGACGAGGACGCTGCGGCCCGAATGCGGGAACGCATTGACCAGGCCAAGAAGGACGGCGACACCCTGGGCGGCATTCTGGAAGTGCGGTTCCGGGGGCTGCCGGTGGGCCTAGGCAGCTATGTCCACGCCGACCGCAAGCTGGACGGCCGCATTGCCGCCGCCTGCCTGAGCGTGCAGGCCATGAAAGGAATAGAGATCGGCCGGGCCTTCGACAACGCCCAGAAGCCGGGCAGCGGCGTGCATGATCCTATTCATTACCGGGACGGCACCTATGCCCGCGACACCAACGGCGCTGGAGGCCTGGAAGCGGGCATGACCAACGGCGAGGAACTGATTGTGCGCGTGGCCATGAAGCCTATCGCCACCCTGATGAAGCCGCTGCCCACCGTCAACGTGGTCACGCACGAAGCGTCCGACGCCGCCCGTGAACGCAGCGACACCACTGCCGTGCCCGCCGCCGGGGTCATCCTGCAGTGCGTGATTGGCTGGGTACTGGCCGAGGCCATGCTGGAGAAGTTTGGCGGCGACACCCTGCCTGAGCTGCAAGAGCGGGTCAGCGCCGCGCGCGCTTACGCCCAGGCGTACTGA
- a CDS encoding shikimate kinase, with protein sequence MFSSGLIERPVSWVALAGFMGTGKSRIGWELSRALALHFVDTDKLITRVVGKSIPEVFAQEGEGYFRACEHEVVQRVTRLEHAVISLGGGTFINEDNRGTLLERGPVVVLWASPETVYQRTKHSDRPLLRVEDPLGQIRTLMDEREPVYRQGTIHVHSDGRPSEEIVEEIIERLWAWADVQHAWASGADLGERAAD encoded by the coding sequence ATGTTCAGTTCCGGCCTCATCGAGCGCCCGGTGTCGTGGGTGGCGCTGGCGGGGTTCATGGGCACAGGCAAAAGTCGCATCGGCTGGGAACTGTCGCGCGCCCTGGCCCTGCATTTCGTGGACACGGACAAGCTGATTACCCGCGTGGTCGGCAAAAGCATTCCCGAAGTCTTTGCCCAGGAAGGCGAAGGCTACTTCCGCGCCTGCGAACACGAGGTCGTTCAGCGCGTAACCCGCCTGGAACACGCGGTCATCAGCCTGGGGGGCGGCACTTTCATCAACGAGGACAACCGGGGTACCCTCCTTGAACGCGGCCCTGTGGTGGTGCTGTGGGCCAGCCCTGAAACGGTCTATCAGCGCACCAAGCACAGCGACCGCCCGCTGCTGCGCGTCGAGGATCCCTTAGGTCAAATCCGCACCCTGATGGACGAGCGCGAACCCGTCTACCGCCAGGGCACCATTCATGTCCACAGCGACGGCCGCCCCAGCGAGGAAATCGTGGAAGAAATCATTGAGCGCCTGTGGGCCTGGGCCGATGTGCAGCATGCCTGGGCCAGCGGCGCCGACCTGGGGGAACGTGCGGCAGATTGA
- the aroB gene encoding 3-dehydroquinate synthase, whose product MPGPAAPTWGNVRQIEVGGGAPYRVTVGAGLLGQLRVPHRHVALIHPEDLPPAFVAQVQASVQPVVTIPVPARDDCKTLSVLAGVLSALAAANIPRDGAVVGLGGGAATDLAGFVAASYLRGVAFYTVPTTLLGMVDAAVGGKTGVNLPEGKNLVGAFWPPQAVWCDTDTLATLPSAVFREGAAEAYKHGLIADPSLLGRVTSPDFHAGGPTLEGTVADAIAVKAGVVTRDLTEKGERAFLNFGHTLAHALEAVTDHAISHGEAVGYGMHYAARLSRALGGADLTGHTLTFLRWQRPAPLPPLTYDDAAPYMARDKKADADGVRFVLLRDLAQPYLGRVPEPVLRAEFEGWQAEVRGLQAAGRAES is encoded by the coding sequence ATGCCTGGGCCAGCGGCGCCGACCTGGGGGAACGTGCGGCAGATTGAGGTCGGAGGCGGCGCGCCCTACAGGGTCACAGTGGGGGCAGGTCTCCTCGGCCAGCTGCGTGTGCCCCACCGCCATGTGGCCCTGATTCATCCCGAAGACCTGCCGCCCGCGTTTGTGGCGCAGGTGCAGGCCAGTGTGCAGCCCGTGGTCACCATTCCCGTGCCTGCCCGCGACGACTGCAAGACGCTGTCGGTGCTGGCGGGGGTACTCTCGGCGCTGGCCGCCGCCAACATCCCCCGCGACGGCGCCGTGGTGGGGCTGGGCGGCGGCGCGGCCACCGACCTGGCTGGCTTTGTGGCCGCCAGCTACCTGCGCGGCGTGGCGTTCTACACGGTACCCACGACCCTCCTGGGCATGGTAGACGCCGCAGTAGGTGGCAAAACCGGCGTGAATCTCCCTGAGGGCAAGAATCTGGTGGGGGCTTTCTGGCCACCTCAGGCGGTGTGGTGCGATACCGACACGCTGGCGACCCTGCCCAGCGCGGTGTTCCGCGAAGGCGCCGCCGAAGCTTACAAGCACGGCCTGATTGCCGACCCCTCCCTACTGGGCCGCGTGACCAGCCCGGACTTTCACGCCGGCGGCCCCACTCTGGAAGGCACCGTGGCCGACGCTATCGCCGTTAAGGCCGGGGTCGTCACGCGCGACCTAACCGAGAAGGGTGAGCGGGCCTTCCTCAACTTTGGGCACACGCTGGCCCACGCGCTAGAAGCCGTGACCGATCACGCCATCTCCCACGGCGAGGCGGTGGGGTACGGGATGCACTACGCGGCGCGGCTGTCACGCGCGCTGGGCGGCGCTGACCTGACGGGCCACACCCTGACCTTCCTACGCTGGCAGCGGCCTGCTCCCCTGCCCCCCCTGACCTATGACGACGCAGCCCCTTACATGGCGCGCGACAAGAAGGCAGATGCCGATGGTGTGCGCTTTGTCCTGCTGCGAGACCTGGCCCAGCCGTATCTGGGGCGGGTGCCTGAACCTGTGCTGCGCGCCGAGTTTGAAGGGTGGCAGGCAGAGGTACGTGGGCTACAGGCGGCCGGGCGCGCAGAGAGCTAA
- the aroQ gene encoding type II 3-dehydroquinate dehydratase gives MLLVLNGPNLNRLGLREPGVYGTHTLEDLERQCEAWGAELGESVTCRQSNYEGQLVEWVQDAQEHGFTGIVINPGALTHYSYALRDAIAGQSVPVVEVHISNVDAREEFRHKSVTAAVCRGKISGLGFLGYRLGMEALVEDRA, from the coding sequence ATGCTGCTCGTTCTGAACGGCCCCAACCTCAACCGCCTCGGCCTGCGTGAACCGGGGGTGTATGGCACTCACACCCTGGAAGACCTGGAACGGCAGTGTGAGGCCTGGGGCGCCGAATTGGGCGAGTCGGTGACCTGCCGTCAGAGCAACTACGAGGGCCAGCTGGTCGAGTGGGTGCAGGACGCCCAGGAGCACGGCTTTACAGGCATTGTCATCAACCCCGGCGCCCTGACGCATTACTCCTACGCCCTGCGCGATGCGATTGCCGGGCAAAGTGTGCCGGTGGTCGAGGTTCATATCAGCAACGTGGACGCGCGCGAGGAATTCCGGCATAAAAGTGTGACTGCCGCCGTGTGCCGGGGCAAAATCAGCGGCCTGGGCTTCCTGGGTTACCGGCTGGGCATGGAAGCGCTGGTGGAGGACAGAGCGTGA